Proteins encoded by one window of Geobacter sp. DSM 9736:
- a CDS encoding PAS domain S-box protein produces MPERLHILHLEDDPLHAELVREQLELEGIAADIVWVDDRSRFLTSLGSKSFHLILADYQLPSFSGLEALSLVRERRLATPFILFTGHIGEEKALDVLRAGATDYILKDHPARLVSAIRRAVQESADREGLRRAEVRQAYFERLNQLVIVSTTLLAETTVEGILQKISDAALELTGTRHATVSAKLRDGTLRICASADGVPALSAEHPLCDETDGLLSRRLQEEISFHFSDAELRRHPAWERLPEELIQRLRGLAGARLVAKDGTASGVIMVTDREDGEEFSAEDEAILVQLASLASLGIRHIESGDEVKQREISLLASEERLDLAQRAGRIGIFDWDMISGKFVWSSQMEELFGLSPGTFDGTYADWIGRIHRHDLMGLEERIEQWTKERLERVVFDYRIVRPTGEVRWLEARARFSYLEDGRASRMIGTNLDITERKVAEESLRKSEQLLRFLAEKSPDNIFIQDRDLRYVWVAKPDSPLTAREYRGKTDFDFHSADDARFLTHIKQRVIEKEQAMTVDVPLNIGGSGVVFEATFEPWRDAWGNVIGLAGYARDITDRKRAEEQLKAARDELEVRVFERTAELAEVIQALKEEALERRKAEDAQRAEMQTRMQAVEALRERERVLIHQSRLAAMGEMIGNIAHQWRQPLNTLGLLVQEMPIIYEVGEFSKGYLDGNVAKAMQLIQHMSQTIDDFRNFFRPNKEKVRFDLEETIRRTIALVEKNFVTQGILINFESSRSMPIDGYPNEFSQVLLNILNNARDACIERQVTKPMIAIRLFGEGGKIIATISDNAGGIPAEIIEKLYDPYFTTKGSGTGIGLFMSKVIIEKNMNGSLSVRNTGEGAEFRIEL; encoded by the coding sequence TTGCCGGAAAGACTCCACATCCTGCACCTGGAAGATGACCCCCTCCATGCCGAGCTGGTGCGGGAGCAACTGGAGCTCGAAGGCATTGCGGCCGACATCGTCTGGGTCGACGACCGATCACGGTTCCTCACCTCCCTTGGAAGTAAGAGTTTTCACCTTATCCTCGCAGATTACCAGCTCCCCTCCTTCAGCGGACTCGAAGCGCTTTCACTCGTACGGGAAAGAAGGCTCGCCACCCCATTCATCCTTTTTACCGGACACATCGGAGAGGAAAAGGCGCTTGACGTCCTGCGGGCGGGAGCCACCGATTACATCCTCAAAGACCACCCGGCGCGGCTGGTGTCCGCGATACGGAGGGCGGTGCAGGAATCGGCCGACAGGGAAGGCCTTCGCCGCGCAGAGGTCCGCCAGGCATACTTTGAGAGACTGAACCAGCTCGTAATCGTATCCACCACGCTCCTCGCGGAAACAACCGTTGAGGGAATCCTCCAGAAGATCAGCGACGCCGCTCTCGAACTCACCGGAACCCGACATGCAACCGTCAGCGCAAAGCTTCGCGACGGCACACTCCGCATCTGCGCATCAGCTGACGGAGTGCCCGCCCTCTCTGCCGAACATCCTTTGTGCGACGAAACCGACGGGCTGTTGTCCCGCCGTTTGCAGGAGGAGATTTCCTTCCATTTCTCCGATGCCGAACTGCGGAGGCATCCCGCATGGGAACGGCTCCCCGAGGAGCTGATCCAGCGGCTGCGCGGGCTGGCGGGTGCCAGGCTTGTTGCCAAGGACGGAACCGCTTCCGGTGTCATAATGGTAACGGACAGGGAGGATGGAGAGGAATTTTCCGCAGAGGATGAAGCGATACTCGTGCAGCTCGCCTCCCTCGCCTCCCTCGGAATCAGACATATCGAATCGGGAGACGAAGTCAAGCAGCGGGAAATATCGCTCCTGGCAAGCGAGGAGCGGCTCGATCTGGCGCAGCGGGCGGGCCGGATCGGCATATTCGACTGGGACATGATCAGCGGCAAGTTCGTCTGGAGTTCTCAGATGGAGGAGCTTTTCGGGCTGTCTCCTGGCACCTTCGACGGCACATATGCGGACTGGATCGGCCGGATACACAGGCATGACCTGATGGGGCTGGAAGAACGGATTGAGCAGTGGACGAAGGAGCGCCTTGAGCGGGTAGTGTTCGACTACAGGATCGTACGACCTACCGGTGAAGTACGCTGGCTTGAGGCCCGGGCACGGTTCAGCTACCTGGAGGACGGCAGAGCCTCACGGATGATCGGTACCAACCTGGACATCACAGAGCGTAAGGTGGCCGAGGAAAGTCTTCGCAAGAGCGAGCAGCTTCTGCGTTTTCTGGCGGAAAAATCTCCGGACAACATCTTCATTCAGGACCGGGATCTTCGTTATGTATGGGTGGCCAAGCCCGACTCCCCTCTTACGGCACGCGAGTATAGGGGAAAGACCGACTTCGACTTTCACTCCGCAGACGACGCACGGTTTCTGACGCACATCAAACAGAGAGTAATCGAAAAAGAGCAGGCAATGACGGTGGACGTCCCCCTTAACATCGGCGGAAGCGGGGTTGTGTTCGAAGCCACCTTCGAGCCCTGGCGGGATGCGTGGGGAAACGTAATAGGCCTGGCAGGATACGCACGCGACATAACCGACAGGAAACGGGCTGAAGAGCAGCTGAAAGCAGCCAGGGACGAACTGGAAGTTCGGGTCTTCGAGCGGACAGCCGAGCTGGCGGAAGTCATACAGGCACTCAAGGAGGAGGCGCTGGAAAGGCGCAAGGCGGAAGATGCCCAGCGAGCGGAAATGCAGACACGAATGCAGGCGGTGGAGGCCTTGCGTGAACGGGAACGGGTTCTCATTCACCAGAGCCGTCTGGCAGCCATGGGTGAGATGATCGGAAACATCGCCCACCAGTGGCGGCAGCCCCTGAACACCCTCGGTCTGCTGGTACAGGAGATGCCGATCATTTACGAGGTGGGTGAATTCTCGAAAGGGTACCTGGACGGCAATGTCGCCAAGGCGATGCAGCTGATTCAACACATGTCGCAAACCATCGACGACTTCAGGAATTTCTTCCGGCCGAATAAAGAGAAGGTCCGTTTCGACCTGGAGGAAACAATCAGAAGAACCATAGCTCTCGTGGAAAAGAACTTTGTTACCCAGGGCATTCTCATCAACTTCGAATCCAGCCGGTCTATGCCTATAGATGGGTATCCCAACGAGTTCTCCCAAGTGCTGCTCAATATCCTGAACAACGCACGGGATGCATGCATTGAACGGCAGGTCACGAAACCGATGATCGCTATCCGGCTGTTCGGAGAAGGGGGGAAGATCATTGCCACCATAAGCGACAATGCCGGCGGCATACCGGCAGAGATCATCGAGAAGCTGTACGACCCCTATTTCACCACAAAGGGAAGCGGTACGGGAATCGGTCTTTTCATGTCGAAAGTCATCATCGAAAAGAATATGAACGGCTCACTGAGCGTGAGGAACACCGGAGAAGGTGCGGAGTTCCGGATCGAACTTTGA
- a CDS encoding nitroreductase → MDVLEAIYSRRSIRTFTADTVSRNHILEVLKAGSWAPSGLNNQPWRFVVVSDPQLRAELAKLTRYRHVLEGAPVAIAVFCDRAAMYNDVKDHQGIGACLQNMLLAAHALGLGAVWLGEILKNASRVRELLELPEGEELMAVVALGHPADRDQRSSRKNLEDLILKEL, encoded by the coding sequence ATGGATGTTCTGGAGGCCATTTACAGCCGGCGAAGCATTCGTACCTTCACCGCGGACACGGTGAGCCGCAACCACATACTCGAAGTGCTCAAGGCGGGGTCATGGGCGCCATCGGGGCTTAACAACCAGCCGTGGCGGTTCGTTGTGGTAAGCGATCCGCAACTGCGCGCAGAGCTGGCAAAGCTGACGCGCTACCGGCACGTGCTCGAAGGGGCGCCGGTTGCGATTGCGGTGTTCTGCGATCGTGCCGCGATGTATAACGATGTGAAGGACCACCAGGGTATTGGGGCCTGCCTTCAGAACATGCTTCTCGCAGCCCACGCCCTTGGGCTCGGAGCGGTATGGCTCGGGGAGATACTGAAAAATGCGTCCAGGGTGCGGGAGCTTCTGGAACTTCCTGAAGGGGAAGAATTGATGGCGGTGGTGGCTCTTGGGCATCCGGCAGACAGGGATCAGCGGTCGAGCCGGAAAAATCTTGAGGATTTGATCCTGAAGGAGCTGTAG
- a CDS encoding ArsR family transcriptional regulator, with protein sequence MPETMEIRRVDPTDARQRTLSGKALLACAYESDELFRRNRLEGALSMQELTSRLPGLDKNQEIILYCA encoded by the coding sequence ATGCCTGAGACAATGGAAATACGACGTGTCGATCCGACAGACGCACGGCAGCGGACGCTTTCAGGGAAAGCGTTGTTAGCCTGCGCCTACGAAAGCGACGAGCTGTTCCGGAGAAATCGCCTCGAAGGGGCACTCTCCATGCAGGAACTCACCTCACGCCTTCCGGGCCTCGACAAAAACCAGGAGATCATTCTCTACTGCGCCTGA
- a CDS encoding GSU3473 family protein, which produces MLIRVIYDNKRIGLVDERALSNHILNGELLAFRRLDGWAKIGQDAVRGFGGTYEGPDRRSTRRR; this is translated from the coding sequence TTGCTCATAAGGGTGATTTATGACAACAAGCGGATAGGACTCGTGGATGAGCGGGCTCTTTCGAACCATATTCTGAATGGAGAGCTCCTGGCTTTCAGGCGTCTCGATGGATGGGCGAAGATAGGGCAGGACGCAGTCCGGGGCTTCGGGGGAACCTACGAAGGCCCGGACCGCAGATCAACCCGGAGAAGATAA
- a CDS encoding lmo0937 family membrane protein: MLYTIAIILLVLWLLGIVTSYTISGFIHVLLVIAIVMILLRLIRGDRPL, translated from the coding sequence ATGCTTTACACCATCGCTATCATACTCCTTGTATTGTGGCTTCTGGGAATCGTTACCTCGTACACCATCAGCGGGTTCATACACGTACTGCTCGTCATCGCCATCGTCATGATACTTCTGCGGCTGATTCGCGGGGACAGGCCATTGTAG
- a CDS encoding Hsp20/alpha crystallin family protein, with translation MASWDMFRELDNLRREIDDAFRSFGGSRPLSGFLTPVSPRRFPLINLSEDEGHVYLDALLPGVDPAGIDLSVLRNTVTISGERKPPAEEKGQVVHRSELGFGRFSRTIEVPVEVDSENVTAEYRDGVMRLKFGKPESAKPKKIEIKPS, from the coding sequence ATGGCAAGCTGGGATATGTTCAGAGAACTGGACAACCTGAGGAGGGAAATCGATGATGCCTTTCGCAGTTTCGGCGGGAGCCGCCCCCTCAGCGGATTCCTTACCCCTGTCTCGCCACGCCGATTCCCCCTGATCAACCTGAGCGAAGATGAGGGACATGTCTACCTGGATGCACTGCTTCCCGGAGTAGACCCTGCCGGAATCGACCTTTCCGTGCTGCGCAACACGGTAACCATTTCAGGAGAGCGGAAACCGCCTGCGGAAGAGAAAGGGCAGGTAGTCCATCGAAGCGAACTCGGTTTCGGCAGGTTTTCACGGACCATCGAAGTGCCGGTGGAGGTCGACTCGGAGAATGTGACGGCGGAGTATCGCGATGGGGTCATGCGCCTTAAATTCGGCAAACCTGAATCGGCAAAACCGAAAAAGATAGAGATTAAACCTTCCTGA
- a CDS encoding Hsp20/alpha crystallin family protein, whose amino-acid sequence MANDTITRPGAQGTAQGREETRASEKYLKPPVNIFEVEEGLRLVADLPGTGKDGLDVNVEKGILTISAQVKREMPGRSIYTEFELAPYYRQFQIPETLDHEKAHASLANGVLTLHIPKAEVAKPRKIEVKLAG is encoded by the coding sequence ATGGCAAATGACACGATTACACGGCCCGGCGCACAGGGCACGGCCCAAGGACGTGAAGAAACCAGAGCCAGCGAGAAGTACCTGAAGCCCCCAGTGAATATATTCGAGGTCGAAGAAGGGCTGAGACTCGTAGCGGACCTGCCAGGAACCGGCAAAGACGGCCTCGATGTGAACGTGGAGAAGGGCATTCTCACCATCAGCGCACAGGTCAAACGGGAAATGCCGGGACGTTCCATCTACACCGAGTTCGAGCTGGCCCCCTACTACCGGCAATTCCAGATACCGGAAACACTGGACCATGAGAAGGCTCACGCAAGCCTCGCCAACGGCGTCCTTACCCTCCATATTCCGAAAGCAGAAGTTGCGAAGCCGCGAAAGATAGAAGTCAAACTGGCAGGCTGA